In one Choloepus didactylus isolate mChoDid1 chromosome 1, mChoDid1.pri, whole genome shotgun sequence genomic region, the following are encoded:
- the LOC119528625 gene encoding putative inactive serine protease 43 isoform X2 has product MKSGLEEPLWRIKAPQPIPRPPILTSSRPGGRVGGEPGASGRKLPPARAPRTSAAPESGRVTESPYSASLAPECGQVDLKILGGQDAEEGKWPWQVRGGKWRAASSEPVLSSSNAGQE; this is encoded by the exons ATGAAGTCCGGACTGGAAGAACCATTGTGGAGAATTAAAGCTCCTCAACCAATTCCCAGGCCGCCCATCCTCACCAGCTCCAGACCAG GCGGCCGCGTTGGCGGGGAGCCCGGAGCCAGCGGGCGGAAGCTGCCCCCTGCAAGGGCTCCGCGAACCTCTGCAGCCCCCGAGTCCGGGAGGGTCACGGAGTCCCCCTATTCGGCGTCCTTGGCCCCAG AGTGTGGCCAAGTGGATTTGAAAATCCTGGGAGGACAGGACGCGGAGGAAGGGAAGTGGCCCTGGCAG GTGAGGGGTGGCAAGTGGAGAGCTGCGAGTTCGGAGCCTGTCTTGTCCTCCTCAAACGCCGGCCAAG AATGA
- the LOC119528625 gene encoding putative serine protease 42 isoform X1, whose amino-acid sequence MKSGLEEPLWRIKAPQPIPRPPILTSSRPGGRVGGEPGASGRKLPPARAPRTSAAPESGRVTESPYSASLAPECGQVDLKILGGQDAEEGKWPWQVSLRVRSIHVCGGSLITAEWVLTAAHCIYSRYHYSVKMGDRSIYRLYNTSVVIPIQKIVLHPLFSNIETLKNDLALLRLLYPVNFTSKIRPVCIPEETFKVEAGTSCWVSGWGLLTSAGVWSPILQELELSIICHERCNQLMQKAMSTSKNVVLEGMVCGYQDQGRDTCQGDSGSPMVCEFNKTWIQVGIVSWGYGCGHQDVPGVYVEVGFYKNWLIEVLNQAISLYPVVFHNLLLLLVLPWAFW is encoded by the exons ATGAAGTCCGGACTGGAAGAACCATTGTGGAGAATTAAAGCTCCTCAACCAATTCCCAGGCCGCCCATCCTCACCAGCTCCAGACCAG GCGGCCGCGTTGGCGGGGAGCCCGGAGCCAGCGGGCGGAAGCTGCCCCCTGCAAGGGCTCCGCGAACCTCTGCAGCCCCCGAGTCCGGGAGGGTCACGGAGTCCCCCTATTCGGCGTCCTTGGCCCCAG AGTGTGGCCAAGTGGATTTGAAAATCCTGGGAGGACAGGACGCGGAGGAAGGGAAGTGGCCCTGGCAGGTGAGCCTGAGGGTCAGAAGCATCCACGTATGCGGCGGCTCCCTCATCACAGCCGAGTGGGTGCTGACAGCCGCCCACTGCATTTACAG CCGTTACCATTACAGTGTCAAGATGGGAGACCGGAGTATCTATAGACTATACAACACAAGTGTAGTGATCCCTATTCAAAAGATTGTTCTCCACCCTCTGTTCTCAAACATTGAAACCTTAAAGAATGACCTCGCCCTTCTCCGGCTCCTCTACcctgtgaatttcacctcaaagATCCGGCCTGTCTGCATCCCTGAGGAGACTTTCAAGGTGGAAGCTGGGACCAGTTGCTGGGTGTCCGGATGGGGCCTACTGACTTCAG CTGGTGTTTGGTCACCTATTCTCCAGGAGCTTGAACTAAGCATCATCTGCCATGAAAGATGTAATCAGTTAATGCAGAAGGCCATGTCAACTTCTAAAAATGTAGTACTGGAAGGGATGGTATGTGGTTATCAAGATCAAGGAAGAGATACTTGTCAG GGAGATTCTGGGAGCCCCATGGTCTGTGAATTTAACAAGACATGGATTCAGGTGGGGATTGTGAGCTGGGGCTATGGCTGTGGTCATCAAGATGTACCTGGAGTTTATGTAGAAGTTGGCTTCTACAAGAACTGGCTGATCGAAGTGCTGAATCAGGCTATCTCTTTGTATCCAGTGGTGTTCCACAACCTGCTTCTGCTTCTGGTACTGCCCTGGGCTTTCTGGTGA